GTACAGATGGCAGAAGAAGGAGCCTGTCCGGTGCGTGTGCTGGAAATCAGAGACACTTGGAGTGACCGGCAGGAGCCCCGCAAGGAGCGCAAAAGCGCCATGAAGCGGATGCTCTACCAGGCGCTTTCTGCCCGGACCGGCAGGGAGCTGCCCTGGGGCACTTTAACGGGCATCCGTCCTGTGCGCATTCCCATGGTGCTGCTGGAAGCCGGCATCGGCGAGGAAGAAATCGCCCAGCAGATGCAGCAGACGTATTACGCCAGTGACGAGAAGATCGACCTGGCCATCGACATTGCCAGGAGGGAGCGGCATGTGCTGCGGGCCATCGACTATGAGGACGGCTACAGCCTGTACGTGGGCATTCCCTTCTGTCCGTCCATCTGTCTGTACTGTTCCTTTTCTTCTTATCCTTATGAAAAATTCGGACATCTGGCAGAGCAGTATCTGGCAGCCATGTTTCAGGAGATCGATGCGGTGGCGGAGATTTTTGTCGGCAAGCGGCTGAATACCATCTATGTGGGGGGCGGTACGCCGACAACGCTGACGGCGGAGCAGCTGGACCGGCTGCTGTACAAGCTGGAGGACAGTTTTTCCTATGAATATCTGAAAGAACTGACGGTGGAGGCCGGACGGCCAGACAGTATCACCGAGGATCGGCTGCTGGCCATGAAACGGCACCGGGTGACGCGGATTTCCATCAATCCCCAGACGATGCAGCAGAAGACGCTGGATCTCATCGGCAGAAAACACACGGTGGAGCAGACAAAGGAAGCCTTCCATCTGGCCCGGGGGCTGAGATTTGACAACATCAACATGGATCTGATCCTGGGGCTGCCCGGAGAGACTGCAGCGGATGTGCGGAGCACCATGGAAGAGATCCGAAAGCTTTCCCCGGACAGTGTGACGCTCCATTCCCTGGCGCTGAAGCGGGCGGCACGGCTGAATCTGGAAAAAGAAAAGTACGAGCCGGTGAGCGCAGAAGAGATGGGGTGCATGATGGATATCGCTTCCTCTTATGCGGCGGACATGGGTCTGAAGCCCTATTATCTGTACCGGCAGAAAAATATGGCCGGAAATTATGAAAATGTGGGCTACGCAAAGGTTGACAAAGCCGGGATTTACAATATACTGATTATGGAAGAAAAGCAGACCATCGTGGCCTGCGGCGCCGGTGCTTCCACCAAGGCGGTGATCCACAGCGAGAACCGCATTGAGCGGGTGGAAAATGTGAAAAACGTGGAGCAGTATATTGACCGGATCGGGGAAATGATCGACCGGAAGCGGCAGTTTTTTGAAAAAAATCCGGTTTCGGGTGCGCTTTCCC
Above is a window of Oscillospiraceae bacterium NTUH-002-81 DNA encoding:
- the hemZ gene encoding coproporphyrinogen dehydrogenase HemZ, with the protein product MIEILIGKEEFKNDIYELVKAFYPGEQFTVTVDEQVDGIQVKLPGSDVQMAEEGACPVRVLEIRDTWSDRQEPRKERKSAMKRMLYQALSARTGRELPWGTLTGIRPVRIPMVLLEAGIGEEEIAQQMQQTYYASDEKIDLAIDIARRERHVLRAIDYEDGYSLYVGIPFCPSICLYCSFSSYPYEKFGHLAEQYLAAMFQEIDAVAEIFVGKRLNTIYVGGGTPTTLTAEQLDRLLYKLEDSFSYEYLKELTVEAGRPDSITEDRLLAMKRHRVTRISINPQTMQQKTLDLIGRKHTVEQTKEAFHLARGLRFDNINMDLILGLPGETAADVRSTMEEIRKLSPDSVTLHSLALKRAARLNLEKEKYEPVSAEEMGCMMDIASSYAADMGLKPYYLYRQKNMAGNYENVGYAKVDKAGIYNILIMEEKQTIVACGAGASTKAVIHSENRIERVENVKNVEQYIDRIGEMIDRKRQFFEKNPVSGALSQEQVAMDDLERELAHGMTVSCLARRLGRELGLSEEEQYQLAVAGLLHDIGKCRLSSYLYGNAQIELNVEKMKYVRTHSRLSYDILKEKGYEEPILEAVRYHHENYDGSGYPDNLAGEDIPYMARILRVCDVFAALTSDRRYRSAFSADTAMELMIEEIKNFDMGIFLAFQRIAHEAGTADLLNTKLHIQEEEE